The Enterobacter asburiae sequence CAGGAGCTCTCCACCGCGCTGCAATATGAGCTGCCGGTGCTGGTGCTCAACCTCAACAACGGCTATCTCGGCATGGTGAAGCAGTGGCAGGATATGATCTACTCGGGCCGCCACTCTCAGTCGTACATGGAATCGCTGCCGGATTTTGTTCGTCTTGCTGAAGCTTACGGTCATGTGGGGATGCGGGTGACCGATCCGGCTGAACTGGAAACGAAACTCGCAGAAGCGCTTGAGCACGTTAAAAACAACCGCCTTGTCTTTATGGATGTCATCGTTGATGGGACCGAGCACGTTTATCCGATGCATATTCGCGGCGGCGGAATGGATGAGATGTGGTTAAGTAAAACGGAGAGAACCTGATATGCGCCGGATATTATCGGTATTACTGGAAAACGAGTCTGGCGCACTGTCGCGCGTCATTGGGCTTTTTGCGCAGCGCGGCTATAACATTGAAAGCCTGACCGTAGCGCCAACGGACGATCCGACGCTGTCGCGTATGACGATTCAGACCGTTGGCGACGCCAAGGTGATTGAGCAGATCGAGAAACAGCTGCATAAGCTGGTCGACGTGCTGCGCGTGAGCGAGCTGGGGCAGGGCGCTTACGTTGAGCGTGAGGTCATGCTGGTAAAAATTCAGGCCAGCGGTTACGGGCGGGAAGAGGTCAAACGCAATGCGGATATCTTCCGCGGGCAGATCATCGACGTCACGCCTTCTCTTTATACGGTTCAGCTGGTCGGAACCAGTGACAAGCTGGACGCTTTCCTGGCGTCCGTGCGGGATGTAGCAAAAATTGTTGAGGTGGCGAGATCGGGGATCGTTGGTCTGTCACGCGGCGAGAAAATCATGCGGTAGTTGTTAAAAAGGTTCGCCTCTTTCAGCCCGGTCACCAAAGCCGGGCTTTTTTTTGCGTAATCAGCCGACAACGCAGATAAAAGCGGTTGCCGCGAAGGCTTTTCTGCGTTTAGATGTTAAAAGATTTAACCATAACCTTGACAGGGCCATGGACTCTTTTCTTTTTTTAAGGGGCAATTGTGAAACTGGATGAAATCGCCCGGCTAGCCGGCGTGTCACGAACAACGGCCAGCTATGTGATTAACGGCAAAGCAAAGCAGTACCGTGTCAGCGATAAGACCGTTGAAAAAGTTATGGCGGTGGTTCGTGAGCATAACTACCATCCGAATGCTGTCGCTGCCGGCCTGCGTGCCGGGCGCACCCGCTCTATTGGTCTGGTGATCCCGGATCTGGAAAACACC is a genomic window containing:
- the ilvN gene encoding acetolactate synthase small subunit, producing MRRILSVLLENESGALSRVIGLFAQRGYNIESLTVAPTDDPTLSRMTIQTVGDAKVIEQIEKQLHKLVDVLRVSELGQGAYVEREVMLVKIQASGYGREEVKRNADIFRGQIIDVTPSLYTVQLVGTSDKLDAFLASVRDVAKIVEVARSGIVGLSRGEKIMR